The Thermobifida halotolerans sequence TGAAGTGTCTAAAACTGCTTTTATTTCCTCTTGTGATTCCCGCCGCTGTCTCCGGAGCTGTCCACCGTCCGGCAGGGCCGGTTGAAACCAGGAAGGGAACAACGATGAACCGGAAGATTTCCGACGCTCCGGCGCGGAGACCCGATCTCAGGTCGGTCATGAGGCTCTTTCCCACCGGTGTCGCCGTCCTTCTGGCGGGGCACGAAAGCACGGCGATCGCGACGACCGTGAACTCGCTGACGTCGATATCCCTGGACCCGCCGACGATCCTGGTGTCCCTCCACGAGACGTCGCGCGCCGTCCGGATCATCGACGCCACAGGAGAGTTCCGCCTGAGCTTCCTCTCCGGGGACCAGGAGGACCAGGCCAGGCTGTTCGCCTCGTCCGACAAGCCGACGGGCGAGCGACTGGCCCCCTACCTCACCGCCACCCCGGTCGGCTTCCGGATCCTCGACGGAGCGATCGCCGGAGTCGCCTGCGAGGTGGTCTCCGTCAGGCAGGAAAGCGACCACCACGTGTACCTGGGACGGGTCACGGCCACCCACCTGGGCGACACGGCCCACAGCGCGCTGCTGTTCCACCACGGACGGATGACGCCGGCATGAGCGGGACGCTGCGCGCCGTCCGCGGCGGCACCGGGGTCGGCGGCGACACCCGCGAGGCCGTCGCGGAGGCCACCGTCCGCCTCGTGCGGGAACTCGTGGACGCCAACCGGCTCGCCCCCGCCGACGTGGAGTGCCTGTGGTTCACCGTGACCCCCGACCTGACCGCCGAGATCCCGCCCCTGGCCCTCCGGGAGAGCCGCCTCCTCGACGTGCCGATGCTGTGCGCCGCCGAACCCGACTGGGACGGCCAGGCCCCGCACACCATACGGGTGATGGCGCTGGCCCGCCTCGACGGACGCCGCGAGCCGCGCCACGTCTACCTGGAGGGCGCCGGTCCACAGCGCCCCTGACCCCGCAACCGCCACCGCTCGACCACCGCCGACACACACGCCACAACCCGCAGCGGGAGACCTCCCATGCCCGAGAACGTCCCGAGCCCCCTGCTCACCCGTGCCCGCCAGATCGTGGGGGACGACAGCCGACTCCTCCTGCCCCCGCCACCCGGCGCGAACGTGTCCGGATTCGCCGTCCGCCCCACCCCCGCCGTGCTCCGCCCCTCCTCCGTCGAGCAGGTGCTCGAACTGGTCCGGGCCTTCAACACCCCGGGCAGCCCACCCCTGTACGCGGTCTCCACCGGCCACAACTGGGGACTGGGGTCCCGCGAACCGGTGCACGGCGGCGCGGTGCGCGTGGAACTCCACGGCCTCGACCGGATCCGGCGGATCGACACCGACCGGGGATGGGCGGTCGTCGAAGCGGGCGTGACCCAGCGCCAACTGGCCGCGCGCCTGGCCGACACCGGCCGCATGCTCAACGTCACCGCGTCGTCGGGGCACACCAGCGTCCTCGGCAACGCCCTCGACCGCGGCGTCGGACTGCGCCGGCAGCGCGTCCACGACCTCGTGGGTCTGGAGGTGGTGACCCCCGAGGCAACCCTGGCGCGCGTCGGATGGTGGCCCGGGGACGAGGCCGCGGGCGCCCCCAACCCCCACGGTCTCGGCCCCTCCCTGCTGCACCTGTACACCCAGTCCGACCTGGGAATCGCCGTGGCGGGCGTGATCCGGCTGCCGCACCGTCCGGAGGCGCAGCGGGTCCTCCGCCTGACGTTTCCGGCCGAGAACCTGCGGCGGGCCGTCGACACGTTCCGCCGCTGGCAGGCGCAGGGCCTCTTCCAGGGCGTCCTGAAGATCTACGACACCACCTCCGCCTCCTCCTACGGGACCCGGGACACGGCCGGGCACCTGGCGCACCTCAGCGTCGGCGGCACGCCCGCGGTCGCCGACGCGCTGACCCGGATCGTGACCGACGAGGCCGAGGCGTCCGGGCTGTTCACCGCCGTCCACCGCTCCGACCGCACCCCGCCCGCGGACGACGACGTGGTCTCCCGGGTGATCGAGGCCGGGCACTCCGGCAACACCGACCACCACGAGGACATGCTGCGCTCCGCCGTCGGCCGGGACGCCCCCGACGTCGACTCCGCGGGCGGGGGTTGGATCTTCTTCCTCCCGCTCGTCCCCTACACCGGCGCCGACGTGGCCGCCGCGCTCCGCCTCCTCGACGACGTCCACGCGCGCACCGGCATCCGCCCGGGAGCCACCGTCAACGCCCTCGATCCCGACGTGGTGGACCTGGTGGTCTCCCTCCGGTTCGACCGGTCCAGCGCGGAGCGGACCGCCGGGGCGCACCGCGCCCTCGACCTCCTCTACGAGATGTTCACGGCGGCCGGATACCTGCCCTACCGGCTCGACATCGAGCACGCCTCCTGGATGGACCGCCTCAGCGACCCCGTCTCCCTGGACCTGGTCCGCAGGATCAGGACCGCCCTGGACCCCAACCGCGTGATAGCGCCCGGCCGCTACTCCTGACCACCGGAAGGAAACACCATGAACGCTCCTGCCTCCCCGAGCACCGGTCCGGCCACTCCCCACGGCGGTGCCGACATCCCCAACTCCTTCGACGAGATCCTCGACGCCGTCCGGCGCCTGCAACCGGTGCTGCGGGAGCAGTCCGCGCGCATCGAGCGGCACCGGTCACTGCCCGAGGACGTGGTCCACCTGCTGCGCGGCGCGGGCGTCTTCCGCGCCGCCATGCCCGAGGAGTGGGGCGGCCCCGGCCTGACCTCGATCGAGCAGGCCCGGATCGTGGAGGCCGTCGCCTACGGCGACACCTCCGCGGGCTGGTGCGTCATGATCGGCATGGACTCCGGCATCTACTCCGGGTTCCTCGCCGAGGAGGCGGCCCGCAAGCTCTACCCCTCGTTGGACCTCGCCCAGTCCGGCTGGATCTACCCCCACGGTCGCGCCGAGCGGACCGCCGGAGGGTACCTGGTGTCGGGCCGGTGGCGCTTCGGGTCCGGCATCACGCACTGCGACGTGCTCGCCGCCGGATGCACCGTCCACGGCCCCGACGGGCAGCCGGTCATCGACGAGGAGACCGGCGAGCCGGAGTGGCGGATCGCGCTGGCCTCCCCCGACGCCTACGAACTCGTCGACACCTGGCACACCACCGGCCTCGCCGGATCGGGCTCCTTCGACTACCGGGTCGACGGGCTGTTCGTGCCCGAGGAGCACACCTTCTCCTTCCACCGGCCCGTGCGCACCGGCCCCCTGCACGACGCCCCCGACGCGATCCTGCGCAAGATGTCCGGCGTCCCCCTGGGGATGGCCCGGGCCGCCCTGGACCACGTGCGCGGCATGGCGCCCGGACGCAGCGACCGCGAGACCAAGACCCCCTGGACCGCCGACTACCGGGTGCAGCAGACCGTCGCCGAGTTGGAGATGGAACTGCTGGCCGCCCGGGAGGCGGTCTACGCGACCCTGGAACGCCAGTGGGAGGCGCTGGAACGCGGAGCGGACCGCGACGCGGACTCCAGGGTGGAGACCGTGCTCGCCCGCTACAACGCCTTCCGGACCGCCCGCCGGATCGTGCACCGGCTCTACGACCTCGTCGGAGGTGCCGCGGTCTACCGCGACACCTCCCCCCTGGACCGGTGGCTGCGCGACGCCACCACCATGTGCCAGCACGCGGTGGCCCAGGAGTCGATCCTCCAGTTGACCGGGAACGTCCTGCTCGGCGGCAGGTCCTCCTCGCCCTTCTTCTGATCGCCGCCGCGCGGCGATGCCGAACACCGTCCTCCCCACAGCAGAAAGAGTCACGTGATGCCCGAAACCGCGCGCGTCATCCTGCTCTCCGAGGTGAACTCCAAGCTCGGCGAGCCCTTCCTCGACATGCTCCACCACCACCCGCTGACCGACCTCGCGGCGGTCGTGACGAGCCCGCCGGGCAAACTGTGCGACTACTTCGTCGCCGACGAGCGGCAGGTGGACCTGGAGGCGCAGGCCAAGACCCTGGGGGTACCCGTGCTGCGTCCGAAGAGCGTCAACGCCCCCGAGGTCGTCGCCCGCCTGCGCGCCCTGGAGCCCGACTACCTGATCGTGGGCAACTTCCAGCAGATCCTCAAGGCCGACCTCCTCGCGGTGCCCAAGGTGACCTCGGTCAACTTCCACCCCAGCCCGCTGCCGCGCTACGCCGGACTCGCCCCCTTCTACTGGATGGTGCGCAACGGCGAGACCGACGGCGCGGTCACCGCGATCGAGATGGCCGCCGGGGTCGACACCGGGGCGGTCCTCGCCCAGCACGCCACGCCGCTGACCGGCCGGGAGACCGCGCTGGAGCTGCGCACCGTCCAGGAGCGGGCCAACGTGCTGATGCTGCTCGACCTCATCCCGCAACTGGCGGCGCGCACCTTCACCCGCACCCCCCAGGACCCCTCGGAGCGGACCTACTTCACCCGGCCCGGACCGGACGACTACCGCCTGGACTTCGCCTATCCGGCGCACAAGGTCGCCTGCCACGTCCGCGCGGGCTACCGGCATCCGGGAGCGTTCGCGCGGACCCGGGACGGGCGGACGGTCACGATCCTGTCCGTGGGGGAGCCCGTGGTCGGCCCGGGGGAGCCGCCCGCGCCCGGTCTGGTGCGCACCACCTCCGAGGGGGTGTTCGTCGGCTGCTGCGACGCCTGGCTGCGCGTCCTCACCGTCGACCGCGACGGACGGGAGACGCCCGCCCAGACCAGCGACGTCCTCGTCGACGGGCGGATGCTGGAGTCCAGTGGCACGGCCGAGGTGGCGGAGGAGGTCCTCGCGTGAGCGTCCCGGAGGGAGCGGGCGACCCGATCACCGAACCCGAGGTCCTGTACCGGCCCCGCGGCCGGGGGCGCATGGTGTGGCTCAACGGTGACGTCTACACGGTGAAGATCGGCGGCGGCGAGTCGCGCGGGGCGATGGCGCTGGTCGAGGCGTCGGTGCCGCCCGGCGGGGGGCCGCCGCTGCACACCCACGACGTGGAGGACGAGGCGTTCTACGTCGTCGACGGCGAACTGGAGATCTACGCCGGGGAGCGCACCTTCCACGCCCGCGCCGGGGACTTCGTGTTCATCCCGCGCGGGACCGTCCACGGGTTCCGCAACACCGGGACCCATCCGGCCCGGCAGTTGCTGATCTTCACCCCCGGCGGTTACGAGCACTTCTTCTCAGAGGCGGGCCGTCCGGTCGTGGCCGGACAGCCCGCGCCGCCGCGGGACCCGGCCGACGACGCCCGGGTCAACGCGGTCGGTGAGAAGTACGGGTCGGTCCAGTTGCAGTTCGCGGACGGAACCGCGTTCGACGAGGGAGCCCGGGAGCGTTCCGGGACCGGACAGGGAGGAAGGACATGAGTGGTTTTCTCGACGGGAAGGCGGCACTGGTGACCGGCGGCAGCCGGGGCATCGGTGCGGCGATCGCCCTCCGGCTGGCGGAAGAGGGCGCCTCGGTGGCGATCAGCTACCACTCCGACAGCGGCACCGCCGAGGCGGTCGCCCGTTCCATCACCGACAAGACCGGGCGCCTGACCGTCGCCGTCCAGGGGGACGCGGGCGACGCCGTGGCCGCCGTGGCGGTGGTGGACCGCGTCGCGGAACTGCTGGGCGGACTGGACGTCCTGGTCAACAACGCCGGTGTCCTCGATCCCTCGTTCGCGTCGATCGACGAGATGGACCCCGCGGTGGCGTCCCGGGTGATCGACGTGAACGTGCGGGGCCCCCTGCTCACCTCCTGGGCCGCCAGCAGGCACCTGGGGGAGGGAGGGCGCATCGTCAACATCGGCTCCTGCCTGGGGGAGCGGGTGCCCGGTCCCGGCTACGTCGCCTACGCGGCCTCCAAGGCGGCGATCACCGGTCTGACCAGGGCGCTCGCCCGCGACCTGGGGCCGCGCGGCATCACGGTCAACGAGGTCGCCCCCGGCGCCACCGACACGGACATGAACCCGCAGGACGGACCCAACGCGGCGGCGCAGAAGGAGTTGTCGCCCCTGGGACGGTTCGCCACCCCGGAGGAGGTCGCGGAGGCCGTGGCCTACTTCGCGTCGCCGCACGCCGGGTTCACGACCGGGGCCAGACTGGGCGTCGACGGCGGGCGCAACGCCTAGCCGGCGGACGGGCCGCCGGTTCGGGCACCGGGTCCTATTCGGCTCCGGGCAGCGGTGCCCGAACCGGTTTTGGTCTATTCCATCCAGAAGCTGGTACGCTTCCCATTATGGGGAGACCACGCCAGTTCGACGAAGACCGTGTGGTCAGGGCGGCCTGCGACGAGTTCTGGGCCAAGGGGTTCGACGGGACGTCGACAGAGGACCTCTGTCGGGCGACCGGGCTGACCCGAAGCAGTCTCTACAACACGTTCCACTCCAAGGAGTACCTGTTCCGGCGGGCGCTCTCGTACTACGTCAACACCATGACCGCCAGACAAGTGGCCGTCCTCGACACGCGGGGCAGCGGACTGGAGCGCATCCGGTCGCTGCTCGCCGTGATCGTGGACGACGAGATGGCCAACCGCGACAACGGCGGCCAGTCGGGCTGCTTCACCGTCAACACCATCACGACGCTCGCCTCGCGCAATCCCAACGTCGCCCGGATCATCGAAGCCGACCTGCAAAGACGGCTGTCGTCGCTGCGGCTGGCCGTCATGGACGGCCAGCTCGACGGCTCCGTCGTCGACGACCGCGATCCGGGGGACCTGGCCTGGTACGTCACCTCGCTGATCTCCGGTATGCGGATCGCCGCCCAGTCGGGAGCGGACCGCGAGACCCTCGAGGGCATCGCGGCGGTCGGTGTGCGCGCACTGACCCCGTGACGTCCTGACGGCCGCGGGCCGAGGCGCCGATCCACGGCGTCCCGGTCCTCCGGCCCGCCCACCCTGTCATCTTCTGCCGCCGCGTGTGCCCCAGTTTTGGTCTGTTCTGTTCAAAACCCCGGGAGGAAGGATCCCATGCCCAAGTCCGTCTACCTCATGGCGCTCGGCATCTTCGCCATGGTCACCAGCGAACTCCTCGTCAGCGGCCTCATGCCGCAGATGTCGGAGGACCTGGGAGCCACCATCCCGCAGATCGGCTACCTCGTCACCGCGTTCGCCCTGGCCATGGCGCTGGGCGGCCCGATCGCCACGGTCGCCGTCCTCAGACTCCGCACCAACCACGCACTCCTCGTCCTGTTCGTCCTCTTCTTCGCGGGCAACGCCCTCGCCGCGGCCGCCACCTCCTACTGGCCCATGGTCGTCGCCCGGATCGTCACGGGCGCCGCCTCCGGAGCGTTCTTCGGCGTGGCGCTGTCGGCGGTCGCCCAGGTCACCCAGCCGCACCTGCGGGGCCGCGCGACCGGAGTGGCCCTCCAGGGCCTCATGGTGGGCACCCTGCTCGGCCTGCCGCTGTCCACCCTCATCGGGGAGCAGTTCGGCTGGCGGGCCGCCTTCGTCGCGGTCGGCGCGCTCACCGTCGTCGTCGCGGTGGCCACCATGATCGCCCTGCCCCGCCTGGACCGGCCCGAGGACGCCGGTCAGCTCCGCTCCGAACTCACCGTGTTCCGCAGGCCCCGCCTGTGGTTCATCATGGCCACCTCCACGCTCATCATCGGGGCCACCTTCGCGGCCTTCTCCTACTTCGCCCCGATCCTCACCGAGGTCACCGGCTTCTCCCGGGACATCGTGCCGCTGCTGCTGCTCGGCTACGGCGCGGCGACCGTCGTGGGCAACATCGTCGTCGGCCGCCTGGCCCTGTCCCACACCATCACCGTCATCGTCACCGGACTGGTCCTCAACACGCTCTTCCTGGTCACCTTCGCCCTGTTCGCCGACATCCCGGCGCTCGCGCTGCTCGCGATGGTCGGCATCGGACTCGTCGGCATCACCCTGAACCCGGCGATGATCACCCGCGTCCAGCGCGCCGGAAACGCCCGCGCCCTGGTCAACACACTGCACTCCTCGTTCATCACCATGGGCGTCGTGGTCGGCTCCGCCATCGGCGGACTCGGCATCGACACCTTCGGCCTGCGCGCCCCGCTGTGGGTCGGCGCCACCCTGGCCGTGCTCGCCCTGGCCGCGATGGTTCCCGCCGTCATCGGCGCCTCCACGGCCCGACGCCAGGACATCGACGTCTTCACCGAGACACCCGCCGACACCAGGGTCGAGGCCGCCCACGCCGCGGGCGCCTGACCCCCGAGACGGGCGCCGCCCCCTGCCCCCGGGCGGCGCCCCCACCCGACAGGTGCGCGGCCTCCCCTCCTCACCACGAGGCATGGTCACCATGGACCCCGAACAGCGTTCGAACCCCGTGGACCACTGGAGCTCCCTCCCGCCGAACAGCAGTCCGCCTGGCCCGCCCCCCAGCCCCGCACGACGTGGCCGCCGAACCGCGGACCTGTCCTCCGCTCGTCTTCGCCGGTGAGTGCGGCCAGCTCAAGGAGCGCCTGGCCGCGGTGGCGCGGGGCGAGGCGTTCCTCCTCCAGGGCGGAGACTGCGCAGAGACCTTCGGCGCCGTCTCCGCCGACCAGATCCGCAACAAGCTCAAGACGCTGCTCCAGATGGGCGCCATCCTCACCCACGCGGCCTCCGCACCCGTGGTCAGGGTGGGGGACGGATCGCCGGGCAGTACGGCGAACCGCGCTCCAGCCCCACCGAGGCCCGCGACGGCCTGACCCTGCCCGCCTACCGGGGGACGCCGTCAACGGCCCGGAGTTCACCCCCGGGACCCGCCGCCCCGACCCCCGGCGGCTCAGACGCGTCTCCCACGCCTCGGCCGCCACCCTGAACCCGGTGCGCGCCCTCACCAGCGGAGGCTACGCCGACCTCGACCAGGTGCACACCGGGAACCGGGACTTCGTGCGCAACTCCCCGTCCGGACAGCGCCACGAGGCGCTCGCCCGCGGGATCGACAACGCGCCGCGGTTCATGCGGGCCCGCGGCGTGGACCCGGCAGAACTCAGGACCGCCGAGTTCTGCTCCTCGCACGAGGCGCTGCTGCTCGACTACGAGGCGGCGCTGACCCGAACCGGTTCCAGAAGCGGCGACCCCTACGACGTGTCCGCGCACAAGCTCTGGACCGGGGAGCGCACCCGGCGGCTGGACGGCGCGCACGTCGGACTCGCCTCGCGCATCCGCGACCCGATCGGGGGGAAACCCGGACCGGCCGCCGCATCCGACGACGCGCTGGCGCTGACCGACCGCCTGGGCCCGTACCGCGAACCCGGACGGCTCACCCCATCACCCGCATGGGAGCCGACCGCATCCGCGACCGCCCGCCCACACCGCGGAGAAGGCCAGCGCCGCCGGGGCGCGGGGCGTCTGGGTCTGCGACCCCATGCACGGCAGCACCTCCAAGGCGGCCAGCGGGCACAAGCCCCGGCGCTTCGGCGACGTCCTCGCCGAGGTCCGGGGCTTCTTCGAGGTCCACCGGGCCCCGGGCACCCACCCCGACGCCGCCGCGTTCCACCGCCCGGCGCGGATCTCAGCCGTGGCTCGGGGCCGCCGCCACCGCGGAGAGCAGCGCGGTGAACGCGGCGGTGTCGCCGAGGTCGTCGAGGACGCCGTCGGCGCCCGCCGCGAGCAGGGCGGCGCGGTCGCTGCGGCCGGTGGCCACCCCGACGGCCCGCGCGCCCGCGTCGTGCGCGCCCCTCACGTCGTGCGGGGTGTCGCCGACGACCACCACGGTCGACGGCGCGACAACGGTGCCGTGCCTGTCTCCGGTGCGGGCGACGGCCCAGCGCACCAGTTCCGCCCGGTCGCCGCTGTGGTCGCCGTAGCCGCCGGTGTCCAGGTCGAGGCGGGCGTCCAGGTCGAACGCGGCGAGTTTGGCGACGGCCAGTTCCCGGATGTTGCCGGTCACCACGGTCTGCGCCACGCCCAGTCGGTCCAGGGCGTCGACCGCCGCACGGGCGCCGGGCAGCGCGCGGCCCACCTCGGCCATGCGGGGCCGCAGCTCCTCAGCGGCCCGGCCCAGCGCCGCGTAGAACCGGGTGAGCAGGTGCGGGGTCACCGCCACCCCGTTCAGGCGCAGGGTCTCGGTGGTGATGGCGAGTTCGGTGCGCCCGGCCATGTCCGCCACCGCGGTCAGGCGCCGCCCGGTGACGGCCGCGAACGCCCGCTCGTAGAGTTCGCGGCTGACCGGGCCGACGCTGAGCAGGGTGCGGTCGATGTCCCACAGGACCAGGCGCGGGGTGGGGGAGTCGGTCACGGTGCGATGGTCTCACGCCGGCCGCGCGGCGGTCGCGGGCGGTCGCGGTTACGGCGCGGCGTGCGGGGCAGTCGGCCGGTGTGACGCGACACCCGACCGCCTCGGCTCCGCCCCACGAGACGGGCGGAGCCGAGAATGTGCCCGAACAACTGCTGGACGCGGGCTTCCACGGGCTGGCGCGGGCGCGCCGGGCCCGCGCGTTCCACCCGCACGGCCTGTGGCTCGCCGGTGAGCTGACCACCGTGGCCGACGGACCGCTGCCGCTGGAGGAGGGGAGCAGCAGACCGGTGGCCGCCCGCCTGTCCAAGGGGGCGGGCGTCCCCGGCGGCGGCCCCGACGTCCTGGGCCTCGGGGTGCGCATCCCGCCCCGGGACGACCTCGAAAGACCGTGGGACCTGGCGCTGTCCTCCTCCGGGATCGGAGTGGTGACCCGCTGCCTTCCGCTGCCCGCGCGCGGCTGGGGCCGGGCCCGCTACAGCAGCCTGCTGCCCTACCGCGTCGCGGGTCGGACGGTGTGGCTGCTGGCCGTGCCGCACGGAGACCCGGTCAGCCCCGCCTCCCTGGCCCGCCTGGAGAGGTGGACACGCGAGCGGCCGCTGCGCTTCGCGTTGATGGCCGGTCCGGCGCGCGGCGGCTGGCGTCCGGCCGCGCGGCTGGTCCTGCACACCGTGCTGCCGGTGCCCGAGGCCGGACGGCTCTCCTTCGACCCGGTGCTCAACCGCCCCTCGGGGTGGACGCTGGCTCCCGACTGGCTCACCGAGATCCGCGAGAGCGCCTACCGGGGCAGCCGGGAGGGCCGTCGTGCCCCGGAGAAGCCGGAACGCGGCCGACAAGCCGGTCCGGTCGACTCGCCTGGCTGGTGGGCGGGACGGTGACCCGCTGGAGGCCGGCCCGCTGAGTCCCGGGGCGCCGGCCGCTCCGCCGTGTCCTGGTCCTCAGGGAGCCGCCGCGGGTCCTGGCGGCGGAACGGGCTTGCCCGCGCGTGTCCGGCAACGTCCGTGCACGACACGGGAGGGCGCGGTGCGCCATGCCGGGGCACGGGGGCCGTCCGACACGGGCGGTCCTCCACCGCGTCGACCGGTACACCCCCGGACCCGCTCGGTCTGCGGCGTCGGGGACGGCCCCCAACCCCTGCCCGTGCGGCGGGGACGGACTCGGCCCGGCGCGGGTCGGTGACGTCGGCTTCGAGGAGGTGGGCACGTCCCCGGTCCTCGCCGGGCGGCAGGCGGCGGCGCACTTCCACGGCGCCGGGCAGGTCCACGTCGTAGCAGTCGACCCCGGGACCGGTGGCGCCGCGTCTCCAGACCGCTGCCCGCCTCGACGACGGCGGCGTTCGGGTGCGCCCGCGTGGTGTACAACGATGCCCTGCGTCCGCGCGAGACCGCTCACGCGCGGGGGAACCGTTTCCGACGTTGCGCTGCCCAGGCGGGTGATCACCGCGGCGGTCACCAGACCGTGGTAGGAATCCCCTCCCTTCGAGGGAGGGGAG is a genomic window containing:
- a CDS encoding SDR family NAD(P)-dependent oxidoreductase; its protein translation is MSGFLDGKAALVTGGSRGIGAAIALRLAEEGASVAISYHSDSGTAEAVARSITDKTGRLTVAVQGDAGDAVAAVAVVDRVAELLGGLDVLVNNAGVLDPSFASIDEMDPAVASRVIDVNVRGPLLTSWAASRHLGEGGRIVNIGSCLGERVPGPGYVAYAASKAAITGLTRALARDLGPRGITVNEVAPGATDTDMNPQDGPNAAAQKELSPLGRFATPEEVAEAVAYFASPHAGFTTGARLGVDGGRNA
- a CDS encoding flavin reductase family protein; this translates as MRLFPTGVAVLLAGHESTAIATTVNSLTSISLDPPTILVSLHETSRAVRIIDATGEFRLSFLSGDQEDQARLFASSDKPTGERLAPYLTATPVGFRILDGAIAGVACEVVSVRQESDHHVYLGRVTATHLGDTAHSALLFHHGRMTPA
- a CDS encoding methionyl-tRNA formyltransferase — encoded protein: MPETARVILLSEVNSKLGEPFLDMLHHHPLTDLAAVVTSPPGKLCDYFVADERQVDLEAQAKTLGVPVLRPKSVNAPEVVARLRALEPDYLIVGNFQQILKADLLAVPKVTSVNFHPSPLPRYAGLAPFYWMVRNGETDGAVTAIEMAAGVDTGAVLAQHATPLTGRETALELRTVQERANVLMLLDLIPQLAARTFTRTPQDPSERTYFTRPGPDDYRLDFAYPAHKVACHVRAGYRHPGAFARTRDGRTVTILSVGEPVVGPGEPPAPGLVRTTSEGVFVGCCDAWLRVLTVDRDGRETPAQTSDVLVDGRMLESSGTAEVAEEVLA
- a CDS encoding 3-deoxy-7-phosphoheptulonate synthase, with translation MAAEPRTCPPLVFAGECGQLKERLAAVARGEAFLLQGGDCAETFGAVSADQIRNKLKTLLQMGAILTHAASAPVVRVGDGSPGSTANRAPAPPRPATA
- a CDS encoding phosphodiesterase, translated to MPEQLLDAGFHGLARARRARAFHPHGLWLAGELTTVADGPLPLEEGSSRPVAARLSKGAGVPGGGPDVLGLGVRIPPRDDLERPWDLALSSSGIGVVTRCLPLPARGWGRARYSSLLPYRVAGRTVWLLAVPHGDPVSPASLARLERWTRERPLRFALMAGPARGGWRPAARLVLHTVLPVPEAGRLSFDPVLNRPSGWTLAPDWLTEIRESAYRGSREGRRAPEKPERGRQAGPVDSPGWWAGR
- a CDS encoding MFS transporter; this encodes MPKSVYLMALGIFAMVTSELLVSGLMPQMSEDLGATIPQIGYLVTAFALAMALGGPIATVAVLRLRTNHALLVLFVLFFAGNALAAAATSYWPMVVARIVTGAASGAFFGVALSAVAQVTQPHLRGRATGVALQGLMVGTLLGLPLSTLIGEQFGWRAAFVAVGALTVVVAVATMIALPRLDRPEDAGQLRSELTVFRRPRLWFIMATSTLIIGATFAAFSYFAPILTEVTGFSRDIVPLLLLGYGAATVVGNIVVGRLALSHTITVIVTGLVLNTLFLVTFALFADIPALALLAMVGIGLVGITLNPAMITRVQRAGNARALVNTLHSSFITMGVVVGSAIGGLGIDTFGLRAPLWVGATLAVLALAAMVPAVIGASTARRQDIDVFTETPADTRVEAAHAAGA
- a CDS encoding FAD-binding oxidoreductase, producing MPENVPSPLLTRARQIVGDDSRLLLPPPPGANVSGFAVRPTPAVLRPSSVEQVLELVRAFNTPGSPPLYAVSTGHNWGLGSREPVHGGAVRVELHGLDRIRRIDTDRGWAVVEAGVTQRQLAARLADTGRMLNVTASSGHTSVLGNALDRGVGLRRQRVHDLVGLEVVTPEATLARVGWWPGDEAAGAPNPHGLGPSLLHLYTQSDLGIAVAGVIRLPHRPEAQRVLRLTFPAENLRRAVDTFRRWQAQGLFQGVLKIYDTTSASSYGTRDTAGHLAHLSVGGTPAVADALTRIVTDEAEASGLFTAVHRSDRTPPADDDVVSRVIEAGHSGNTDHHEDMLRSAVGRDAPDVDSAGGGWIFFLPLVPYTGADVAAALRLLDDVHARTGIRPGATVNALDPDVVDLVVSLRFDRSSAERTAGAHRALDLLYEMFTAAGYLPYRLDIEHASWMDRLSDPVSLDLVRRIRTALDPNRVIAPGRYS
- a CDS encoding quercetin 2,3-dioxygenase, with product MSVPEGAGDPITEPEVLYRPRGRGRMVWLNGDVYTVKIGGGESRGAMALVEASVPPGGGPPLHTHDVEDEAFYVVDGELEIYAGERTFHARAGDFVFIPRGTVHGFRNTGTHPARQLLIFTPGGYEHFFSEAGRPVVAGQPAPPRDPADDARVNAVGEKYGSVQLQFADGTAFDEGARERSGTGQGGRT
- a CDS encoding acyl-CoA dehydrogenase family protein; this encodes MNAPASPSTGPATPHGGADIPNSFDEILDAVRRLQPVLREQSARIERHRSLPEDVVHLLRGAGVFRAAMPEEWGGPGLTSIEQARIVEAVAYGDTSAGWCVMIGMDSGIYSGFLAEEAARKLYPSLDLAQSGWIYPHGRAERTAGGYLVSGRWRFGSGITHCDVLAAGCTVHGPDGQPVIDEETGEPEWRIALASPDAYELVDTWHTTGLAGSGSFDYRVDGLFVPEEHTFSFHRPVRTGPLHDAPDAILRKMSGVPLGMARAALDHVRGMAPGRSDRETKTPWTADYRVQQTVAELEMELLAAREAVYATLERQWEALERGADRDADSRVETVLARYNAFRTARRIVHRLYDLVGGAAVYRDTSPLDRWLRDATTMCQHAVAQESILQLTGNVLLGGRSSSPFF
- a CDS encoding HAD family hydrolase, which encodes MTDSPTPRLVLWDIDRTLLSVGPVSRELYERAFAAVTGRRLTAVADMAGRTELAITTETLRLNGVAVTPHLLTRFYAALGRAAEELRPRMAEVGRALPGARAAVDALDRLGVAQTVVTGNIRELAVAKLAAFDLDARLDLDTGGYGDHSGDRAELVRWAVARTGDRHGTVVAPSTVVVVGDTPHDVRGAHDAGARAVGVATGRSDRAALLAAGADGVLDDLGDTAAFTALLSAVAAAPSHG
- a CDS encoding TetR/AcrR family transcriptional regulator; protein product: MGRPRQFDEDRVVRAACDEFWAKGFDGTSTEDLCRATGLTRSSLYNTFHSKEYLFRRALSYYVNTMTARQVAVLDTRGSGLERIRSLLAVIVDDEMANRDNGGQSGCFTVNTITTLASRNPNVARIIEADLQRRLSSLRLAVMDGQLDGSVVDDRDPGDLAWYVTSLISGMRIAAQSGADRETLEGIAAVGVRALTP
- a CDS encoding chorismate mutase, which codes for MSGTLRAVRGGTGVGGDTREAVAEATVRLVRELVDANRLAPADVECLWFTVTPDLTAEIPPLALRESRLLDVPMLCAAEPDWDGQAPHTIRVMALARLDGRREPRHVYLEGAGPQRP